The genomic window CCCGTTGTCGATACCATCAAGCGGGTCGACATTGACGGCTTTGTGGTGGAGACGCTGCCGAGAGGACAGCTCTGGTCGATCCAGACCCCTCAGGTCTTCCAATACGAGCTCCTGATGCGGGCTCACCGGGTAGGTCGGGAGCACGGCATTATCGCCACCGATGATGCCGCACTTGTGGAGCGAATAGGGGGGACGGTCAAGGTTGTGAGAGGGAGTTACGAGAACCTTAAAATCACCGGCGAAGAGGATCTGCCTCTCGCCGACCTGATTCTGAAGCGACGGAAGGTCACATGACAGTCGGCATTGGGTTTGATACACACCCGTTAGTTCCCGGTCGGCGTCTTGTCCTGGGCGGGGTGGAGATCCCTTTCGAGAAAGGACTTGACGGCCATTCGGATGCGGATGCCTTGGCCCACGCCGTAATCGACGCCATACTTGGCGCCGCCTGCGCCGGCGATATCGGCTCCTGCTTTGGCACGAATGATCCTCAATACAAGGATGTGTCGAGTCTCCTGCTCCTCAAGGAGGCGCTCCGACGTGTTCAGGCACTTGGCTATGCGGTCAATCACATCGATGCGACCATCATCGCAGAAGCGCCGCGGCTTGCGTCCTTCATTGTACAGATGCGGGCCAACGTTGCCGATAGCGTGGGCACTCCAATCGAACGAGTCAGCGTCAAGGCGGCGACCGCGAATCGGGTGGGTGCGCTGGGGGCGGGCGACGGGATTGCCTGTCTCGCTGTGGCATCACTGCAGCGTCTCGAATGAAGGGCGTAGGATGACGGGATAGACGCATGGCGCTGGTCATCTATAATACCTTACGGCAAAAAAAGGAGCCGTTTGAGCCGTTCGTGCCCGGCATCGTGCGGATGTACGCCTGTGGGCCGACCGTATACGACCGCGCCCATATCGGTCATGCGCGCGCCGCCCTCACCTTCGATGTGGTGTGGCGCTACCTGGAGTACCGAGGCTGTCAGGTTGTCTACGTACGTAATTATACGGATGTGGACGATAAGATCATCCAACGTGCGGCAGAGCTGGGACAGTCGCGTGAATCGCTGGTAGAGGAGCAGATTGAAGCCTATCGCCGGGATATGAAGGCGCTGGGGCTCAGAACGCCCACGGAGGAGCCCAGGGCCACGTACCATATCCGGGAAATGATCGATCTCATCCGAACCTTGATGGCGAAGGGGGTAGCATATTCGGTCGATGGCGATGTCTATTTTGAAGTCAGACGCTCGCCTGACTACGGCAAGCTCTCTCATCGGGGTCTCGACGAATTACAGGCAGGGGCGAGGGTTGAGGTGG from Candidatus Methylomirabilis lanthanidiphila includes these protein-coding regions:
- a CDS encoding 2-C-methyl-D-erythritol 2,4-cyclodiphosphate synthase, whose amino-acid sequence is MTVGIGFDTHPLVPGRRLVLGGVEIPFEKGLDGHSDADALAHAVIDAILGAACAGDIGSCFGTNDPQYKDVSSLLLLKEALRRVQALGYAVNHIDATIIAEAPRLASFIVQMRANVADSVGTPIERVSVKAATANRVGALGAGDGIACLAVASLQRLE